The DNA region TACTTGGCTGCATAGGACATGATGGGAATATTGTCATAACCGTTCTCATCGAGGGCTTCCCTGATGGCCGCCACACGGCCATCCATCATATCCGATGGCGCAACCATATCGGCCCCGGCCTTGGCATGAGAGACAGCTTCTCTTGCCAGCAGATCGACAGTCTGATCATTATCGACATCACCCTTTTCAATAAAGCCGCAATGACCATGGGAGGTAAACTCACAAAGGCATACATCGGTAATAACGGTAAGGTCTGGCACCTTGTTTTTAATTTCCCTGATGGCCTGCTGAACGATTCCTTTATCAGAATAAGCATCGGTTCCAAGCTCGTCCTTATGCTCTGGAATGCCGAAGAGAATAACAGCGGGAATACCGAGGTCATAAATTTCTTTGGCCTCTTTTGCAAGATGATCAAGGGAAAGCTGAAATTGCCCCGGCATTGATGAAATTTCATTCTTTTTGTTCTTACCGAAGGTCACAAAAAGAGGCAGAATGAGATCATCTGCAGCAAGAGAAGTCTCCCTCACCATGCGCCTTAAGTTCTCATTTTTCCTCAGTCTTCTTGGCCTGTATTCTGGAAAGTACATCTAAAACTCCTTAATTGTGCAAATATTATTTAGAATGCTAGAAGTATAACTAAAAGCCCCGAAAGGGTGCAAGGGAAAAGGTTTTAAAGGGGAGGGATAAGGACAGTTCAGCAGGGAAGAAAAAATGATGATTATTTCGCAAAGCCACCAAGAGCACTGAGTCTCCCCCTGTTCCGGGCTAATTAATCATCAAATTTCTTCGCAATCGCTTCACCATGAGGATTAGCCGTCATTTTTATATTAAGAAATCAAATCATTGAAATCTCTACTTATTCTTGCCTTTACCCTTGCCCTTATTCCGCTTCCCGCCTTTTTTGACCTTCCCTTTGCCTTTCGATCCTCCCGCCATGTTTTTGGCCTCATTTTTTAACTCATGAAAGGCTCTGGAACCCGGCTTTATGCCGAGTCTTTTCGCCATAACTCCCCAACCCTGCCCCCTGTTGGCTTTGTACTGCGTAACCACGAAATCAAAAGGTTTGCCCGAGAGAACAGATAAGCGAACGGCCATATAGATGTCACCGGGAGCAAATTTGTCCCTGTCAAGGAGGAGCCTTAGACTGGCTTCATGGACTTTGCCCAGAGTACTCATGCTTTTAATAAAGGTGTTAATATCGCTTTTTGCCTTATCGTTTATCTTATCCAGCATGGAATCGAGGGTCTTGTCCCCCGTCTTGGGCAAAAAAAGCGGAAAAAGATCAACGGCAAAGACGTTCTGACTAAAGAAAAAACTTACCAAAAATATGAGCAACCATCTTTTTTGCATAACATCCCCCTCTTTAACGTTTTTTAACTATTCCTCGAAACTAAGTTCCGTTGCATCGACGGAAAGAATTTCCCTGCCGAAAAGGAGCGTGGGAATACCTAAATCCTTTCCGTAAAGATATTGAAGTTCCTTCCTCACCTCGGCAGCCATCTCAGAGGTAAGATGAATTCCCATGCAATGTCTGCCGTCAGCTTCAAATTCCTCCATTTTTTTTTTAATATCTTTAACAAGTGACATTATTCAATCCTTTACTTAAGTCCAAGTACATCCTGCATGTCATAAATCCCCGGCGCTTTCCCGACAAGCCAAAGCGCGCCTTTAACGGCACCGCTTGCAAAAGTATCCCTGCTTGTTGCCCTGTGGGTTATTTCCAGCCTTTCACCGGTACCATAAAAGTATACCGTATGATCACCCACTACGTCACCCCCTCTAAGCGTCTGAACTCCAATTTCTTCTTTGCTTCTCGCTCCTATCATACCGTGACGTTCAAAAACGCCTACTTCCGACAAGCTTCTTCCCACCGACTCTGCCGCTACTTCAGCCAGCTTCATAGCCGTCCCGCTGGGCGCATCTTTTTTAAGCTTGTGATGAGTCTCAACCATCTCCATATCGAAGTCACTGCCGAGAGCCCGTGCAGCCTCCGCCACAAGTTTCAGCATAAGGTTGACCCCCATACTCATATTAGGTGCGATAATGCAGGGAATATTAGCAGCATTTTTTTTCACTTCTTCCATTTCGGAAGCTGTAAAACCTGTACTTCCGATAACAGCCGCCTTTTTATGCTTGCTCACAGCAACCAGATTCTCTATGGTTACGTCGGGAAAGGTAAAGTCTATGATGACATCAGCCTCTTTCATTACAGCATTGATATCAGAGGATATTTCTACCCCTAAATTACCAACACCGGCAACCTCGCCTGCATCCTTGCCCAATGCATAATGTTCATCATGCTCGATAGCACCTACAAGTTCTATCCCTTCCGTATCACCGATTACACTTATTATCCTGGCGCCCATCCTGCCCGCCGCACCAGTTACAGCAGCTTTTACCATGCTAAATTACTCCTTACACAGGTTATTTTATGTATGCGCTATTTTGAAGAAAAGAGGGGATGATGTCAAGGGAAAGAAGGAAGGGAAGAAAGACTTTCAACAAACCTATATGACAACAAAAAAAGAGGGCCCGGCTCATTTGAACCAGACCCTCTTTATCATGGCTTTTTGAAAAAGGGGAGGCGCCGTCAGCAAGATTTACGGGGCTGTAATAAAAGCGAATGACTCCATTAATCTAATGGCGCCAGGCCGCACTGTCTTTCCTGCGCCTGAATATTGTCTTCTTTTCTTTCCCTCCCAACGTTATCTGTCCATTCTCTCCTATGTCATTTGTCAACCGCTTTGCCCTGAATAGTTGCTAATGGCCCATTCTTGGCCAGAGTTGCTTCAATTTGGGCCATACGAAGCTTCATCATTTCCATCTCAGCAAGCCTGTCTTCCATGGTAACATTTTTAGCCTTAAGTGATACGTTCTCTGCCTTCAGGCGCTCTATCTCCTTTTGCTGTGCTTTGATCGCTTCGACAATTGCAGGCATGAGGCGTGCGTAATCGACGGCCTTGTACCCGTCTTTCCCTGTATATACCAGTTCAGGATAAACTGCTTCCACTTCCTGGGCAATAAAACCGATCTGCTGTTTATCATCAAACTTTTTATGAGGAAATTCTTTTACATTCCAGTTATAGCTGACACCGCGAAGTTTAACTATCTGCGCAAGAGCGTCATCCAGTTTACGCACATTTTTCTTGTAACGAATATCAGAGGTTAAAGGAATCGTGTTTGCCCTTACCTCACCGCTGGCATTGATGTCACCAGCGACATCAAGATTATAAGCAGGAGCCTCAACGCCTACCCCCACATTTCCGGCAAAATAGCTTCCCGTTGCAGCATCGGCCTGGTAAAGCGCCCATTTATTGGTCACAGTTCCACCCGGCACGGGGGTGCCAATATAAATACCGTAACTGTTATCTATCTGACCACCTCCATGGTCAGCATCGACCTTCAGGCCATAGGCATTTTGCACGACCGAAACCGGCGAAGCGGTTGCACCGGCACCGTATTTGATGTTGATGCCAACCTGAGTCTCCAGGATTTCATTTCCCAGCTTACCATCTGCAACGACATTCGTATCGATGCCGCTTACATGGTTGCTGGTCAAGGTCCATTTGGATGCATCCGGCGCAACCTCTACAGATAATCCACGCTGATAGTCTACACCCAGATCTTCAGCAACGGTCGTACCCATGATAGAAACCTGATAGCCGTCCTTCGGAGTTGCCAGCCCGATGGCTATGTTACCGCTTGTATAGGAGGCAAATGTTCCACCGTCTATGAAGGCGCCGTTGGAAGGAAGGTTAGTCAGGCCCGCGCCATCGCCGACAAAGGCCGTTGCCTTAACCGTTCCGGCAACATCCAGCTTCTCTGTTGGAGCAGACGTCCCTATACCAACATTTCCACTTGTGTAGAAAGCGAAAGTTCCGCCCTCTGAGAACACAGAACCTGTCGGCAGACCAGTCAGACCCGAACCATCTCCGATAAATGCCGTGGCTTTTACCGTACCGGCCACATCCAGCTTTTCCGACGGAGCCATAGTCCCGATACCGACATCACCATTCAGGTAGACTTCATCGGCGGCAAAGTCACCACCGATGAGGGGGGTGGAGGTAGAGGTATTTTCTATGTAAAGCTTGTTGGATTTTATTTCGTTATAACCGGCCAGGTAACCAAGAAAAACATTCCCTGTACCGGAAATATTATTATAACCGGCGGAATGGCCGTATGCCGTATTGTTGGAACCTTTAGTATTATAAAGGCTATTTACACCGGTTGCGGTATTATTATTTCCACTGTCATTGGAGCGAAGAGCGTAATAACCACTGGCTGTATTTTCGTTCCCGCTTTTATTTACACTTATAGCGTTCTTACCAATGGCCGTATTATTATTTCCGTCTATATTATGCGCAAGAGCGCTACTCCCGTTAGCAGTATTGTTATTACCAATGGTATTGTTAAATAAAGCGCTCGCTCCGGTAGCCGTATTATTGCTACCGGTCGTATTGTAAACCAGTGCAATAAGCCCATTTGCCGTATTGCCGCCTCCCGTGGTATTTGAGCGCAAGGCGCCGCTACCAGTTGCCGTATTATAATTTCCTATAGTATTATCTCTTAAAGCGTCAATTCCGACAGCAGTATTATCAGTGCCCGATGTAGTTGCATACAAGGCCAGCCTCCCTACGGCGGTATTCTTCATTCCATCTGACTGAAGACTCGCCCCTGCACCCGCACCGATTAAAGTGGAATAATTAGCAGGATCAAAATTGATCAAACCCGCTACCTGGAGCTTATGGTTGGGGGTTGTCGTACCAATACCAACCCTGTTATTGACCACATCGATGTAAAGCGTCCCCGAATCAAAATCCTGATCAGCAGTGCCATTTTTAAGGGCAACATCAGAGGGAAGAGAAGCAGATGAAATACTTGTCAATCCCGAACCGTCACCCACAAAGGCAGCAGCAGTTACGTTACCCGTCGCAGTCACATTACCAACCACGTCCAGCGCTTCCGTTGGACTCGTCGTCCCGATGCCTATCTTGCCGTCTACCTGTGTCAACTGCGTCCCTTCAAAAACCGGCTGTTCAGTCGTCGTACCTGTTCCCGATAAAGCAGTGAATGTGACCGAATCGCCACCCATATACGCTATAGTTATGTTGGCAGTCCCGGTAGTAGAACCGCTCGAGCGACGCAGTTGAAGGAACACCTGGTATGATTGCACCCGTACCTGAAGACTAAAGTCGTTACCGCTATAGGCACCTGTGCTGACAATGGGCAGTACCTCACGCCACTGGCCTCCTTCCTGGTTGTACTGTGTAGCTATCAGATACTGCTTCGAAACGGAGAAACCACCGGAGATAACCACATTGACTTTTAGATTTTGCCCGGCGGAAGGCTTATGAACCTTACCAATCTCTACATACTCATCGATGACTGTCGGTAATGTCCGCGTCTCATTATATACCTGTTCATTCCAGTGAGTTAGGCAGTCGCCATTTAGACAAATTGCATCAGCAGTCACATCACCCGTCGCAGTCACATTACCAACCACGTCCAGCGCCTCCGTCGGACTCGTCGTCCCGATGCCTATCTTGCCGTCTACCTGTGTCAACTGCGTCCCTTCAAAAACCGGCTGTTCAGTCGTTGTACCTGTTCCCGATAAAGCAGTGAATGTGACCGAACCGTCACCCATATACGCTATAGTTATGTTGGCAGTCCCGGTAGTAGAACCGCTCGAGCGACGCAGTTGAAGGAACACCTGGTATGAGTGCACCCGTACCTGAAGACTAAAGTCGTTACCGCTATAGGCACCTGTGCTGACAATGGGCAGGACCTCACGCCACTGGCCTCCTGTCTGGTGGTACTGTGTAGGTATCAGATACTGCTTCGAAACGGAGAAACCACCGGAGATAACCACATTGACTTTTAGATTTTGCCCGGCGGAAGGCTTATGAACTCTACCAATTTCTACATACTCATCGACGACTGTCGGCAATGTCCGCGTCTCATTATATACTTGTTCATTCCAGTGAGTTAGGCAGTCGCCATTTAGACAAATTGCATCAGCAGTCACATTACCCGTTGCGGTCACATTACCAACCACGTCCAGCGCCTCCGTCGGACTCGTCGTCCCGATGCCTAGCTTGCCGTCTACCTGTGTCAACTGCGTCCCTTCAAAAACCGGCTGTTCAGTCGTCGTACCTGTTCCCGATAAAGCAGTGAATGTGACCGAATCGCCACCCATAGACTCTATAGTTATGTTGGCAGTCCCGGCAGCCGAACCGCTCGAGCGACGCAGTTGAAGGAACACCTGGTATGATTGCACCTGTACCTGAAGACTAAAGTCGTTACCGCTATAGGCACCTGTGCTGACAATGGGCAGTACTTCACGCCACTGGCCTCCTTCCTGGTTGTACTGTGTAGCTATCAGATACTGCTTCGAAACGGAGAAACCACCGGAGATAGCCACATTGACTTTTAGATTTTGCCCGACGGAAGGCTTATGAAATCTCCCGATCTCTACATACTCATCGACAACTGTAGGCAATGTCCGCGTCTCATTATATATCTTTGTGCCCGTATCGTCAGTCCCGCAA from Deltaproteobacteria bacterium includes:
- a CDS encoding tail fiber domain-containing protein, with translation MKKLILIYTVVMLMVYAQAYAAGDLIVNGNIKTSISDCDSLDTDASGNIVCGTDDTGTKIYNETRTLPTVVDEYVEIGRFHKPSVGQNLKVNVAISGGFSVSKQYLIATQYNQEGGQWREVLPIVSTGAYSGNDFSLQVQVQSYQVFLQLRRSSGSAAGTANITIESMGGDSVTFTALSGTGTTTEQPVFEGTQLTQVDGKLGIGTTSPTEALDVVGNVTATGNVTADAICLNGDCLTHWNEQVYNETRTLPTVVDEYVEIGRVHKPSAGQNLKVNVVISGGFSVSKQYLIPTQYHQTGGQWREVLPIVSTGAYSGNDFSLQVRVHSYQVFLQLRRSSGSTTGTANITIAYMGDGSVTFTALSGTGTTTEQPVFEGTQLTQVDGKIGIGTTSPTEALDVVGNVTATGDVTADAICLNGDCLTHWNEQVYNETRTLPTVIDEYVEIGKVHKPSAGQNLKVNVVISGGFSVSKQYLIATQYNQEGGQWREVLPIVSTGAYSGNDFSLQVRVQSYQVFLQLRRSSGSTTGTANITIAYMGGDSVTFTALSGTGTTTEQPVFEGTQLTQVDGKIGIGTTSPTEALDVVGNVTATGNVTAAAFVGDGSGLTSISSASLPSDVALKNGTADQDFDSGTLYIDVVNNRVGIGTTTPNHKLQVAGLINFDPANYSTLIGAGAGASLQSDGMKNTAVGRLALYATTSGTDNTAVGIDALRDNTIGNYNTATGSGALRSNTTGGGNTANGLIALVYNTTGSNNTATGASALFNNTIGNNNTANGSSALAHNIDGNNNTAIGKNAISVNKSGNENTASGYYALRSNDSGNNNTATGVNSLYNTKGSNNTAYGHSAGYNNISGTGNVFLGYLAGYNEIKSNKLYIENTSTSTPLIGGDFAADEVYLNGDVGIGTMAPSEKLDVAGTVKATAFIGDGSGLTGLPTGSVFSEGGTFAFYTSGNVGIGTSAPTEKLDVAGTVKATAFVGDGAGLTNLPSNGAFIDGGTFASYTSGNIAIGLATPKDGYQVSIMGTTVAEDLGVDYQRGLSVEVAPDASKWTLTSNHVSGIDTNVVADGKLGNEILETQVGINIKYGAGATASPVSVVQNAYGLKVDADHGGGQIDNSYGIYIGTPVPGGTVTNKWALYQADAATGSYFAGNVGVGVEAPAYNLDVAGDINASGEVRANTIPLTSDIRYKKNVRKLDDALAQIVKLRGVSYNWNVKEFPHKKFDDKQQIGFIAQEVEAVYPELVYTGKDGYKAVDYARLMPAIVEAIKAQQKEIERLKAENVSLKAKNVTMEDRLAEMEMMKLRMAQIEATLAKNGPLATIQGKAVDK
- the hemB gene encoding porphobilinogen synthase, coding for MYFPEYRPRRLRKNENLRRMVRETSLAADDLILPLFVTFGKNKKNEISSMPGQFQLSLDHLAKEAKEIYDLGIPAVILFGIPEHKDELGTDAYSDKGIVQQAIREIKNKVPDLTVITDVCLCEFTSHGHCGFIEKGDVDNDQTVDLLAREAVSHAKAGADMVAPSDMMDGRVAAIREALDENGYDNIPIMSYAAKYSSAFYGPFREAAESTPQFGDRRSYQMDPANTNEALREVELDIEEGADIIMVKPALPYLDIIRRIKDEFDHPIAAYNVSGEYAMTKAAEKMGWIDGEKVMMETLLSIKRAGADLILTYFAKDAARVLNR
- the dapB gene encoding 4-hydroxy-tetrahydrodipicolinate reductase, which translates into the protein MVKAAVTGAAGRMGARIISVIGDTEGIELVGAIEHDEHYALGKDAGEVAGVGNLGVEISSDINAVMKEADVIIDFTFPDVTIENLVAVSKHKKAAVIGSTGFTASEMEEVKKNAANIPCIIAPNMSMGVNLMLKLVAEAARALGSDFDMEMVETHHKLKKDAPSGTAMKLAEVAAESVGRSLSEVGVFERHGMIGARSKEEIGVQTLRGGDVVGDHTVYFYGTGERLEITHRATSRDTFASGAVKGALWLVGKAPGIYDMQDVLGLK